A window of Yoonia sp. SS1-5 genomic DNA:
AGGTGCTGCATTCGACCTTTGCCCCGGGCGCAGTCAGCCCCGAGGCGCTGTGCCGCGACACAACAGAGATTGCGTATCTGATCAAAGGCCATTTCGATCTGTGGATCGAAGGCCGGTTGTTTCGGCTTGGTCCGGGCGACAGTTTCCGCCTGCGGGGGGAAACCTTCCGCTGGGCCAACTCTTATGACGAACCCTGCGAGATGATCTGGGTGATCTCGCCGCCGGTTTACTGATGGGGCATGTGATGGCAACCGGACGCTGTGAATGTGGGGATGTGGCGTTTGAGGTCACCGGACTGCGCCAGACCGTGACGTTTTGCCATTGCAGCCAATGTCGCCGGACCAGTGGGCATCAATGGGCCGCGACCAACGCGCCGTTCGATCAGCTGACATTCACGCAGGACAGGGGCCTGCGCTGGTATACCTCATCGGATTGGGCCAAGCGCGGATTCTGCGGCACCTGTGGGTCCAGCCTGTTTTACCGCATGAATGACGAAACCGGCATCGGGATTGCCGCGGGTTGCATCGACAGCCCAAACGACCTGAAACCGGGTAAACACATCTTTTGTGCCGACAAGGGCACATATTACGAAATCGCGGACGATGCGCCGCATATCGAGAAATATTAGGGAGCGACCATGTCAGATTTTCCAAAAACGGCCCGCGTGGTCATCATCGGTGGCGGTGTTGTCGGTGTCTCGACCCTTTATCATCTGGCCAAGGCTGGCTGGACCGACTGTGTTCTGCTTGAAAAGAACGAGTTGACCGCTGGATCTACCTGGCACGCGGCCGGTAACTGCCCGAACTTTGCCCCCAACTGGGCGGTCATGAACATGCAGCGCTATTCGCTGGATATGTATCGCACGCTGGCTGATGATGTTGATTATCCGATGAACTATCACGTCACCGGTGCGCTGCGCCTGGGCCACACCAAGGAACGCGCCCAAGAATTCCAGCGCGTCTGCGGTCAGGCGCAGGCCATGGGACTGCCGCTTGAGATGATCGGCATCGAAGACATGAAGAACTACAACCCATTTGTGGAAACCCATGATCTGTCTGCGGTTCTGTGGGACCCGCTGGATGGTGACATTGACCCCGCCCAGCTGACCCAGGCGCTGGCCAAGGGCGCCCGTGATCTGGGCGCCCGGATCGAACGGTTCTGCCCGGCGACGGGCGTGACGCAGAAAGACAGCGGTGATTGGATTGTCCATACTGAAAAGGGCGACATCACCTGCGAAAAGCTCGTCAA
This region includes:
- a CDS encoding GFA family protein, whose product is MATGRCECGDVAFEVTGLRQTVTFCHCSQCRRTSGHQWAATNAPFDQLTFTQDRGLRWYTSSDWAKRGFCGTCGSSLFYRMNDETGIGIAAGCIDSPNDLKPGKHIFCADKGTYYEIADDAPHIEKY